Proteins found in one Sardina pilchardus chromosome 11, fSarPil1.1, whole genome shotgun sequence genomic segment:
- the LOC134095400 gene encoding zinc finger protein 3-like gives MMQRFSPLTQDVPPICNEGLSESSEVESGPTRYRKLKKTPKRRVREAGQRGRGRKRRESLSEEEDEQRAGSLGSEGEEEPVARRRASPRSSRAGSRASNKRQPQVPKGSSRYRAAKQASKKSDQSDDQDSGEGCDGEELNQSENDDEDRNEEPVKKRRGRRKTGRREEPKQKRGRKKQTREEGRDGEMDREEGSDGESGGEEEDKKQEGDGEESDREDECESNQTASTKCRKSQKGRLKKPSNKKQTRESGQGATTRPNRGRRKQVVDNSGDKEESEGGEESELEKDRLVKRRRRNETRTENEENCEEQSSKSEVPSKQKKRRSDKANGKLRKEKDPNASKKPRKAREGRGPMTCETCGLLVKCRAAMNRHQLTHTGEKPFECEECGKRFVNSTNLRIHQTMHTGKRDHECNECGQQFTHLAYLKRHQLRHAGQKPHTCAECGKGFVQKYHLSRHILIHSGAKPFKCHVCGVSFNRSEYLTLHLRKEHPEEMPAGEGEAEKDPVTCAMCSKVLRSEALLVLHMRTHAGERPFFCHHCDRRFVQMSQLTAHLRTHTGERPWECPVCEKRFTRGSYMNNHIRTAHGESS, from the exons ATGATGCAGAGATTTT CTCCTCTGACTCAAGACGTACCTCCGATATGCAATGAGGGCCTCAGTGAAAGTTCAGAAGTAGAGTCTGGCCCAACCCGTTACAGGAAGTTGAAGAAGACGCCAAAGCGCAGAGTGCGGGAGGCAGGCCAGCGTGGCcgtgggaggaagaggagagagtcgctgtcagaggaggaagatgagcagagagctGGGAGTTTGGGCAGCGAGGGAGAAGAGGAACCTGTGGCTCGACGCAGGGCTAGTCCCCGCAGCTCCAGGGCTGGGAGTAGAGCGAGTAATAAAAGGCAGCCACAGGTACCTAAGGGGAGCTCTCGCTATCGGGCAGCGAAGCAGGCCAGCAAAAAGAGCGACCAATCAGACGACCAGGATAGCGGAGAGGGATGTGACGGAGAGGAGCTCAACCAATCAGAGAATGACGATGAAGACAGGAATGAGGAACCAGTGAAAAAGAGGAGGGGTAGAAGAAAGACCGGCAGGAGAGAGGAGCCaaaacagaagagagggaggaagaaacaaaccagagaggaaggaagggatggagagatggacagagaggaaggaagtgatggagagagcggaggagaggaggaagacaagaagcaggagggtgatggagaggagagcgacAGGGAGGACGAGTGTGAATCAAACCAAACGGCATCAACAAAATGTCGGAAGTCACAGAAAGGACGCTTGAAAAAGCCCAGTAATAAGAAGCAAACCAGGGAATCGGGGCAGGGTGCTACCACAAGGCCTAACCGCGGCCGGAGAAAACAAGTTGTGGACAATTCCGGTGACAAAGAAGAGTCCGAGGGCGGGGAGGAGAGCGAGCTCGAAAAGGACCGATTAGTGAAACGGAGACGAAGGAATGAAACACGCACAGAGAACGAGGAGAACTGTGAAGAACAGAGTAGCAAATCGGAAGTGccatcaaaacaaaagaaaagacgCTCCGACAAGGCGAACGGCAaattgagaaaagaaaaggaccCTAACGCATCCAAGAAGCCGAGGAAGGCCCGTGAAGGGAGGGGGCCGATGACCTGTGAGACCTGCGGCCTGCTGGTCAAGTGCCGAGCGGCCATGAACAGACACCAGCTCACCCACACGGGCGAGAAGCCCTTCGAGTGCGAGGAGTGCGGCAAGCGCTTCGTCAACTCCACCAACCTGCGCATCCACCAGACCATGCACACCGGCAAGCGGGACCACGAGTGTAACGAGTGCGGTCAGCAGTTCACGCACCTGGCCTACCTGAAGCGCCACCAGCTGCGGCACGCGGGCCAGAAGCCGCACACCTGCGCCGAGTGCGGCAAGGGCTTCGTGCAGAAGTACCACCTGTCGCGCCACATACTGATCCACAGTGGCGCCAAGCCGTTCAAGTGCCACGTCTGCGGGGTGTCCTTCAACCGGTCCGAGTACCTGACGTTGCACCTCAGGAAGGAGCACCCCGAGGAGATGCCCGCGGGCGAGGGCGAGGCGGAGAAGGACCCGGTCACGTGCGCCATGTGCTCCAAAGTGCTGCGCTCCGAGGCGCTGCTGGTGctgcacatgcgcacgcacgccgGCGAACGGCCATTTTTCTGCCACCACTGCGACCGCCGCTTCGTCCAGATGAGCCAGCTCACCGCCCACCTGCGCACGCACACGGGGGAGCGGCCGTGGGAGTGCCCGGTGTGCGAGAAGCGCTTCACGCGCGGGAGTTACATGAACAACCACATACGGACCGCACACGGGGAGAGCTCCTGA
- the LOC134095401 gene encoding alcohol dehydrogenase class-3-like has protein sequence MGTEGKVIRCRAAVAWEAGQALVVEEVEVAPPKAHEVRVKIAASGVCHTDWAYLHGAGRGMELRPFPLVLGHEGAGVVESVGAGVTKFSPGDKVIPLFLPQCGECECCLSAKTNLCKANWSKTQQGVLADGTSRITCRGQQVFQFLGVSSFSEYTVALETNLTKIHPDAPLERVCLLGCGVATGYGAAVNVAKVEPGSVCVVFGLGAVGLAAVMGCVSAGAARVIGVDVNPDKFAKAREFGVTECVNPRDHSCPVQEVLAQMTGGGADYSLECVGDVEVMRSALESCRSAWGVCVIVGWTELEEMRLRPFHLLMGRTLKGTYFGGWKSVRDVPRLVDQHLSGRLKLEEFVTHTLTLDQVNHAFQLLAGGQSIRSIITM, from the exons ATGGGCACCGAGGGaaag GTGATCCGGTGTAGAGCGGCCGTGGCCTGGGAGGCGGGACAAGCATTGGtcgtggaggaggtggaggtagcGCCACCCAAAGCTCACGAAGTCCGCGTCAAG ATAGCGGCGAGCGGGGTGTGCCACACAGACTGGGCGTACCTGCATGGGGCGGGCAGGGGCATGGAGCTGCGCCCCTTTCCCTTGGTACTGGGGCACGAGGGCGCCGGGGTGGTTGAGAGTGTCGGGGCCGGCGTCACCAAGTTCTCCCCAG gtGACAAagtcatccctctcttcctgcctcAGTGTGGGGAGTGTGAGTGCTGTCTCAGTGCCAAGACCAATCTGTGCAAAGCCAACTG gagTAAGACTCAGCAGGGGGTTCTGGCTGATGGCACGAGTCGTATCAcctgtagggggcagcaggTCTTCCAGTTCCTTGGCGTCAGCTCCTTCTCTGAGTACACCGTTGCCTTGGAAACAAACTTGACCAAGATCCACCCTGATGCCCCGCTTGAGCGAGTGTGCCTGCTGGGGTGCGGTGTTGCCACTGGATACGGAGCCGCTGTCAACGTTGCCAAG gtggaaccaggctctgtgtgtgtggtgtttgggcTGGGGGCAGTAGGCCTGGCTGCGgtgatggggtgtgtgagtgCCGGGGCAGCTCGGGTCATCGGTGTGGACGTCAACCCAGACAAGTTTGCTAAGGCACGGGAGTTTGGGGTGACCGAGTGTGTGAACCCCAGAGACCACAGCTGCCCAGTGCAGGAGGTGCTGGCCCAGATGACCGGTGGGGGGGCGGACTACTCCCTGGAGTGTGTTGGAGATGTGGAGGTTATg cggaGTGCTCTGGAGTCGTGTCGCTCagcgtggggtgtgtgtgtcatcgtGGGCTGGACGGAGCTAGAGGAGATGAGGCTCCGCCCCTTTCACCTGCTCATGGGACGCACCCTCAAGGGCACCTACtttggag GCTGGAAGAGTGTGCGTGATGTCCCTCGGCTGGTGGACCAGCACCTGTCTGGACGTCTGAAGCTGGAGGAGTtcgtcacacacaccctcacgctGGACCAGGTCAACCACGCCTTCCAGCTGCTCgctggaggtcaaag CATCCGTAGCATCATAACCATGTGA